Below is a genomic region from Helianthus annuus cultivar XRQ/B chromosome 2, HanXRQr2.0-SUNRISE, whole genome shotgun sequence.
tattcatatttagtgtttattagctttgtgtttagggtttttgattatgttaagttttaaattcaagataatcaacttgtacAATAATAATCTACTAATAATATGGATCATAAATATGGTGATAAGAAGACTCACAAAGTGCACAAGCTAGATTAGATAATAAGAAGAAATATTAAGCTCCAAATATGCTCCTAATGATGCTCCATGTATAACCTTTGCATAAGTGATCTTGTAGTGGCTAGAATGTGAGTGAATATGGTATTCTAAGGTGGTTTAATTGTGGTGATTTGGTGCCCTATTTCCAGCCGTGAATGAGAGAAGAAACAAAAGGGTTTTTGTTGCAAGTTTTGATAAGAAATAAAGGTAAAGTTTAGGTTATAATAATCATACTTCCCTTAGTCAAAACTTCATGTCACAAGGCCATACTTAAGACCTTACCTTCTTTGAAAATGTTGGGCAAATTGGTGAGGCCACATGGGCCCACCATGAACGTAAGTTAGAATGGGGGAAAAGGttgtgttaattttttttttataaacttaatAAACATGTGATAATATTTGTTAATTTGCTAGATATTTTAGTCATTAGTTTAAATAGGGTTTAATGGTAGTTTAGGCTTTCAATAAGTCAAACTAATTTATTAGTTTAATGGGTATTAATTTTGAATGGCAAAAATGCCACTAGTTTACTTGTCGGTTCGGTACCGGGTGATATATTAGAGGTGTAATATAGTACCGGGAGCTATGGTTTTAAATTACCATTGATGCTATGACATTTATTTAGGGTGCTTACGACGCCAAAATATGGTTAACTAGTTCGCTAGACTAGTGTAAGTTGCATTTTGATACCTTAAATGCTTTCCGTTTAGGCGTCGGCTAGTTTACGGCACTTTTGCGTCGTACCGACGAAGTTTTGTCGCAAGTTGTTATTCCACCGTCAAGTGATGCATGAAGTGATTTCGAGTTCCAAACTTagcttaactagttcactagagtTTCCATTTGGTTGCTACGATGACGGAAATTTTGCTTACTAGTTCGTCGAGTTGCTAACGAACTAGTTTAGTGCATAGCGGCGTAACGCCGGAAACTTGTGATTATGAACATTCCTTTGATATCATCTCATTGTTTTAGTGTGCTTTTCATCAATTGACATTATTCCGAAGTCCCggaaatgctttgttataggttcggatgtgacaactcgtactttagatttatcttgtgtaacgttacgtgcctatGTGATACTTCGATCTAATGAATGTTACgttattatgtgcattatgtgtgtatgtatgttatgtgaatgttacacgagcccaaaccgcacaccatacccgatcgcacaaggctaaccggtcgcACAAGCCCTTTTTGGGCCACACCTCGTAATCGGATACCATACACCATggggcagccgagttgggctcggcccactcctcttGATCGTGTAAATTTTCATAGTTGGGGATTGGTATTCTCATTTGTCACAAAAACACTTAACACACACAAGTTTGCAAACCCTAGTGCTCTCATTCCCTCTCTTGAAGCCGGCGACAATCCCCTGTTCATCCGAGACCTTTCCCGTTCATCCTTTAATCCGGTTAGTGCCTTAGTACCGGTTTGTATTATATGTGGTGTTGTGATGTATGTATGATCTATGAGGTGACTTATGAatgttttttgggtaaagggttaccccggtgattttatatattcacaaaTATAAAACAAGAAGTGTAGAGagcctacactagttcaatcatagGACATGCCTTATGAAAGCAAAACCAAGAAACAAACAACTCAAACAGAGCCAAACCACAAACAAAAACCACTAGACTATGACTATCTAGAAAAGCAAAACACAACTACAGCCCTCTAATTAGCTGCCATCTTCCTTCATTTCGGCACTCTTTATCTCCCAGTCCCCTAGCAACCTTCGAACATTGGCACAGTCTTTCAGCTTGGCTCCCATGAGTTTATATCGCACTTGTTGAGTAATGAGTTCACTTATCGCTTCCGGGGGCCGCAATTGATTCTTAAAAAGCCTAGCATTACGCTCCTGCCAAATGAAATAAGTAGTCGCTGCTACTAAAAGTCTCGCAACATAGTCCTTAACTGCTTTTGACTTAACACGATCCCGCAGCCAATTGACAATTTCCTCCCACTTCGGCTGAACAAGTTCCATGCCAACTTTAGCTCTAACCAAACTCCACACTTGTGCCGAAAACTTGCAATCAAAAAACAAGTGATGATGTGAATCATGGTTCGCGTAACAAAGTAAACAACACAACATATTCATGTTTTTTCTTCGAGAAATATCCCAGCTCAATATTTTATCTTGCGTAAGAAGTTTCCGCTTCATAACCAGCCACATTAAGAAAGCATGACGCGGGATACATTGACTAAACCACACAATACCACACCAATTAACTGGATCTTCACGATGTCTAATCGAATCCCACACACGAGAAGACGAGAAATCAAGCTTATCATCCCCATGCCGCCACCAAATTTTATCAGATTTATTCGGTTGTAGAGAAACCCGATCAATCTGATCTAGAGCCGGGCAAACCTCCCTCCACGCAAGCGGCCATCTCCACCCATTATCAGAATAGACTTCGGACACCTTAGAATTCATGTGAAAACCCGCATTCGCAATGAGACGAGGCGAGAAAAATTGCACTAGAGGCCCTAACTCGCTCCAATTATCAAACCAAGCTGAAGTGTGAGAGCCATTCCCAATTTCGGTCCAAAAGTAGCTTCTCACCAACGGACGCAGCTGAAGAATTTTCCTCCAAGACCAACAGCAGGCCGACGGCACCTTGCAGGCCCAAATACTTTTACCCCTTAGCCGATACGCATGAACCCACTCAACCCAAAGAGACCGCCGGTTCGTAATGATACTCCAAATATGAGCCGTCATAAGAGCGATATTAACATCACCAATCCGACGAATTCCTAACCCCCCTTCAAGCTTAGGAACACAAACCGTTTTCCAAGAAACTTTCGCGCGACCCTTTTGAAAAGCCTTATCATGAGACCACAGAAAATTCCGCATCAAAGCCTCCAAGCTAACAACCACTCGCTTTGGCAACATGAAAACAGAAGACCAGTAAATATGGAGCGAAGACAGAACAGAAGAAATAAGTTGCAACCTTCCTGCGAAAGAAAGTAACTTATTCCTCCAGTGCATAATACGATTCTCCAACATCTCTATCAAGATCTGACAATCTTTATAAAGAAGCCGCGAGGCTATGAGGGGCACACCCAAGTACTTCACCGGCAAAGAGCCTTCTTTAAAAGGCATAATGTTCAGAATAGCGTTCTTCACATACGATGGGACATTAGAGAAATAGACAGTACTCTTTTGAACGCTTGGAAACAACCCGGACATATTAGCAAAAGTCTCAAGGGACTTCATAATGCACCTAGCCGAAGCAATCTCACCTTTCGAGAAAATAAACAAGTCATCCGCAAAACACAGGTTTATAATTTGCTGCCGCTCACACCTGTTATGGAATTTGAATGACGAGTCAATCCTAATCGAATGCTGCAATATGGCTGTAAGAATCTCCATGACAAGAGTGAATAAATAAGGAGAAACCGGGTCACCTTGCCTGAGCCCACGACTACCCTTGAAATACCCATGAATTTCCCCATTAACACACACTGAGAACGTGGTAGTAGAAACACAAAGCATAATCCAATGAACCATGGTTTGATGAAACCCAAACCCTAACAAAATACTCTTGAGAAATTTCCAATCAACAGTATCATAGGCCTTCTGGATATCAACTTTAAAAGCACATTTCGGAGGGCCGATATTACGATGATAGTTATGCATTAATTCTTGGGTAAGCAATATATTATCCGAAATTTTTCGCCCAGGCACAAAGGCTGACTGGTTAATACTAACAATGTCGTCCAACACCACTTTAATTCTATCAGCAATAATCTTGCTAATGCATTTATATAAGACATTACAGCAAGCGATAGGCCGATAATCAGTAACTATACTCGGAGAAGATGATTTCGGAAGAAGCACAATAAGAGTGTGGTTTAATTCCCGAAGAAGCTTACCATGAATGAAAAAATCACGAACAGCGTTGGTAACTTCACAACCCACAACCGGCCAGGCACCCTTAAAGAAACCCGCAGTAAAACCATCAGGACCCGGAGCTTTGTCAGAACCCATCGAGAACATGGCATTCTTGACCTCTTCCGAAGAAACCGGACGAACCATATGAGCCGCTGCATTCACATCCAACGATTTCGAAAAAAGATCTGGAGCTGGCATAAGAGACGAGTCCCTACTACCACCCAAAAAATTTTCATAGTGATTAACAAACGCTAATTGAACCAAATCATCTTCATACTCCTTGCCACTAGTATCCCGGATAACATTTATGCGGCTATGATGCACTTTATTTTTAAGAGATGAGTGAAAAAACACGGAATTCATATCCCCAGCCGCTAACCAATCCACTTTCgacttttgtttcaaaaaccgCTCTTCATCTAACAAAGCTTCCTGATAAGCACGACGAATGTTAACTTCCTCTTCACGAAGTAACTCAGAAGACGGATCTTTATCAATACTAATCTGAATCCCATCCAACTTATCACGCAAAACCTGAACTTTCTGATGTAAATTTCCTTGCTGAAAAAGCAAGACTCTGAGAGGAGTCTTTAACATCTTTAGCTTCTTCACAACAGAAAACTGAAAAACACCATCAACCCTCATATCCCATATACGCTTCACAATGTCTAAGAATTCCGGTTTATGAACCAAAAAGTTAGCAAATTTAAAAGACTTGTGCTTCAGATTTCCGGGTTCCTGTATTttcaacacacaaacacaatggTCAGATAACCGAGCCGGATGAAACATCGCCACCGCATTTGGAAACAAAGCAATAAACTGCGAATTCGCCAATATTCGATCGATTTTCTTCATTAACCCAATCCCTTTTCTCGGTTTTTGGCTCCAAGTAAAGTGGCAGCCCGACCGATTCACATCAAGAACTTCAATATCGGCTACACAAGACTGAAACTCCCGCATACTAGCCGAAACAACCGAACTACCCATAGACTTATCCTCAAGATTTAAAGCCGAGTTGAAATCACCAAGCATGACCCAAGGAGCGTCACGAACAAATGCTTTATGAACCGAGAGCTGGCTCCAGAGATCCCTACGCGAAATATAGTAGTTCGCCGCATAAATAATCGAACAAAACACCGTTTTTTTCTCTTGCTTAAGAATCAATTGTAAGTGCATGACCTGATCCGTCTGAGATAAAACCATAGCATCAAAGATATTGGGATTCCAGCCAAAAATTATTCTTGTACCTTTATTGCAACGAGCCCCGTTAGAAAACCAATTCCACGACCGAAACACCGACTTACATATATTAGATAAATTACACGGGTCAACATGAGTTTCAAGAACAGCACACAGACTAAGTTTAAAATCTTTAATAGCTTGACGAACCTCCGCTTGCTTAACGGGGCGGTTCAAACCCCGTATATTCCATGAAGCGATGTTAACCATTAATAACTAGCGacgaaggagtgcttgccccttttttATGATCAGTTTTAGTCGTACCATGCCTCAAATAAGCATCCATATCAAAAACATCCGCATCGGTAAATACCTCATCCTGAACCTCATCCTGCACGTTTTTACTAGTATCACCCGAGTTGTTCCTCTCATCCACCTCATTAGCCGCTTGGTCATTAAGAGCATCAAACGGGTTAGCCGAATGAAAACTCTGAGTACTCTGCTCACGCGGACCACTACTCGTCTCAGGATTCTTTTTCGCACCCACAGGTCTATACTCAAACTTCTGTTTTGGCTTGTTAATCGGGAAGCCAGTCTTTTTCGCCGCTTTCTTTCCGTAAACACCAGTGTACCCCTCAGCATCCACCACCGGCTTCTTGCCTGTTTTTACATCATTACGAACATTTGCCTGTGACTTAGGCTGGCAAGGACATTGCATATCAGAATGACCGAAAACACTACAATGGTTACAACGTAGCGGGTTCCACTCGTATTCCACTGACAGCGATTCCTTAATAAACCCCTCCCCCTCAGGTTCAGGTATTGCTAACGATATCTCCTCCCTGAGTTGCTTGTCAGCCGACACTTCGATTAAAGCTCTCGCGTAACTGCTTCGACCCCACATATCCATGCACATTGCTGAAGTGTACGAATCCAAAGCCTTTGGCACACCTATTGTAGTTGCTATCAAACTAAGACCATCCTCCGTGTATGCGGCAATCGGGACATCGTGAATCTTCACCCAAATCTGCACCGTTTTGACCCCCTTTTTTTCCAGCTTAGTCGTCGGACTCCAAACATTTAGACATAACGGTTGTGACCGGATAATCCATGGTCCCCCTTTCAAGACATTCAACATCCCGGCCTCGTctgaaaacttgaaaaagaaaaacccaTTATCATTCATCATCGCCTTCATAATACCATATTTCTTCTAATTGTTACGGACATAATAATCTACCACCGGAAACGCTACTCGATCACCCAGAAAATATCCATACAGCGTGTTTGCCATTTTATCACGAGCCACACGGACAGATTCCTTTGATAAAACAACATCACAACCCTCATGCAGCTTTTCACTTGTGAGAGAACGAAAATTCAGCTTCATTAAGTTATTAGCATTGAGTGAATCCGCATATGTTCTAGGTCTAGAAACATTACCATTGTCAACCTTTTCTCCCATACTAGCAGCCTGATCGTCTTTCCCACTACCCGAAGCAACACAAGTCGGACTATCTTCATCCAGTGAAACCGGAGTAGTAACCTTCGTAATTTCATCAATAATATTAATCTTTTTCGGCTCAGTAACAGTACCACGTCGAGGAAGCAGCGGATTACCATCTATGTTCACTATACGACTAGCAATACCCTTTACTTGTAACGGAGGTTTACCACGATCACCCGGAGCAATCTCCGCAGAAGACTTTGGCGTATCCATGCAGCAAAACGACAACTCTCTCCTTAATCAAACAGCAAGAAACCATGCACAAAACCCTAGCCGACCTGAAAACCCACGAACGCAGAAGACAAGAACAGAAAGAAACCCTAAAACTAGCAACACCTATCCCATGAACGAAATAAGTATACGGCGGCAAAGATCAAAGCAAACCCTAAAAGAAATCGACTCAAGAACGCTAACTAGTTCGTTATAGAATATTGAAAATCAACccctaatcacagactgttatacattCATCAAAGAATGCTAACAAGATTCGTTATAGAAGATTGAAAATCAACaactaatcacagactgttatacgtTCAATCACGAAAAGATCAGGGAAGCCGTGAAGAAGAAGATCGCCATGCTAGTGAGAGAGAATTAGGGTTTCTTTTTTACCTGTGACTTATGAATGTTATGAGATTGATTATGCATGAATGAAATCGGCTGTGAGTTGTATGCGTGCGTGTGATTACATGTTGAGATGATACATGATTGATTATGTTGTTGTTCATGTTATAACCGGCTCATAACTGTACATTAGATTATTGTTCACATAAATCAGAATTGTATGATAAGAATCTAGAACCGAACGCATGGTTGGTATGATGATTCGATTAGGGTTTATATggtttaggttgcatgatagtttaTGTATTTGTTAAGCACATGATCCGATCATATGTTCTATGTAATAGTGATTAATtattcttgatgatgatgataagaatGTGCATGATTGTGAATAATTGCCATTTGATCtgatttgtgaaactgccaaacttgttagcTGATATCACGGAAAT
It encodes:
- the LOC110889934 gene encoding uncharacterized protein LOC110889934, encoding MKAMMNDNGFFFFKFSDEAGMLNVLKGGPWIIRSQPLCLNVWSPTTKLEKKGVKTVQIWVKIHDVPIAAYTEDGLSLIATTIGVPKALDSYTSAMCMDMWGRSSYARALIEVSADKQLREEISLAIPEPEGEGFIKESLSVEYEWNPLRCNHCSVFGHSDMQCPCQPKSQANVRNDVKTGKKPVVDAEGYTGVYGKKAAKKTGFPINKPKQKFEYRPVGAKKNPETSSGPREQSTQSFHSANPFDALNDQAANEVDERNNSGDTSKNVQDEVQDEVFTDADVFDMDAYLRHGTTKTDHKKGASTPSSLVING